The proteins below come from a single Geobacillus thermoleovorans genomic window:
- a CDS encoding coproporphyrinogen III oxidase: MNVRIEIQGLPHPERFQRPLEVMTELFFEAPELSLAPLPEADMAVMFSVKKDGCIAVSGTLLDKTSGRVEEASHECSTPADADGKTYEKQLKNAVLHVYLTLLERSTGLIQPWGVLTGVRPVKLLHQLLRSGLSKEEAHRKLAEEYLVTNEKIELMQAIVDRQLTVVPDLYDLAHEVSIYIGIPFCPTKCAYCTFPAYAINGRQGSVDAFLAGLHYEMEAVGRFLRERGIRITTIYYGGGTPTSITADEMDRLYAHMYDVFPDVDRVREITVEAGRPDTITPEKLEVLKKWRIDRISINPQSYIQETLKAIGRHHTVEETIHKFHLARQMGMNNINMDLIIGLPGEGLAEFTHTLAETERLMPESLTIHTLSFKRASEMTKNKQKYKVASREEVQAMMKAAQEWTKEHGYVPYYLYRQKNILGNLENVGYALPGQESIYNIMIMEEQQSIIGLGCGASSKFVDPKTRKITRQANPKEPKVYNEHFAEYTEEKINILKEIFG; encoded by the coding sequence ATGAACGTGCGGATCGAAATTCAAGGACTGCCTCATCCGGAACGGTTTCAGCGCCCGCTCGAAGTGATGACCGAGCTGTTCTTCGAAGCGCCGGAGCTGTCGCTCGCGCCGCTTCCCGAGGCCGATATGGCCGTTATGTTTTCCGTCAAGAAAGACGGGTGCATCGCTGTTTCTGGGACGCTTCTCGACAAGACGTCCGGGCGCGTTGAGGAAGCGAGTCATGAATGCAGCACGCCGGCGGATGCTGACGGGAAAACGTACGAAAAACAGCTGAAAAACGCCGTTTTGCATGTCTATTTGACGTTGCTTGAGCGTTCTACCGGCCTCATTCAGCCGTGGGGCGTGCTGACCGGCGTTCGTCCGGTCAAGCTGCTTCATCAGCTTTTGCGCTCAGGCCTTTCGAAAGAAGAGGCGCACCGGAAGCTGGCTGAAGAGTATTTAGTGACAAACGAAAAAATCGAATTAATGCAAGCGATCGTGGATCGTCAGCTCACGGTCGTTCCGGATTTATACGATTTGGCCCACGAAGTGAGCATCTATATCGGCATTCCATTTTGCCCAACGAAATGCGCCTATTGCACATTTCCGGCGTACGCCATCAACGGCCGCCAAGGGTCGGTCGACGCCTTTTTGGCCGGCCTTCATTACGAAATGGAGGCGGTCGGCCGCTTTTTGCGCGAGCGCGGCATCCGCATCACAACGATTTACTATGGCGGCGGGACGCCGACGAGCATTACGGCCGACGAGATGGACCGGCTGTACGCTCATATGTATGACGTATTTCCAGACGTCGACCGCGTCCGCGAAATCACGGTCGAAGCCGGGCGTCCGGATACGATTACGCCGGAGAAGCTCGAAGTGTTGAAAAAGTGGCGGATCGACCGCATCAGCATTAACCCGCAATCCTACATTCAGGAGACGTTAAAAGCGATCGGGCGCCATCATACGGTCGAAGAGACGATCCACAAGTTTCATTTAGCAAGGCAAATGGGTATGAACAACATTAATATGGATTTAATCATCGGACTGCCCGGCGAGGGTCTGGCGGAATTTACGCATACGCTCGCCGAGACGGAGCGGCTCATGCCGGAATCGCTCACCATCCACACGCTGTCATTTAAACGGGCGTCGGAAATGACAAAGAACAAACAAAAGTACAAAGTCGCCAGCCGCGAGGAAGTGCAGGCGATGATGAAGGCTGCCCAAGAATGGACAAAGGAACACGGTTATGTCCCTTACTATTTGTATCGACAAAAAAACATTCTCGGCAACCTTGAAAACGTCGGCTACGCGCTGCCAGGTCAAGAGAGCATATACAACATTATGATCATGGAAGAGCAGCAGTCGATCATCGGCCTTGGCTGCGGGGCATCAAGCAAGTTTGTCGATCCGAAAACGCGGAAAATCACCCGCCAGGCGAACCCCAAAGAGCCGAAAGTGTACAACGAGCATTTCGCCGAATATACGGAAGAGAAAATCAATATATTAAAGGAAATATTTGGATAA
- a CDS encoding YhzD family protein, whose translation MPMYTLTAFERDGEKLLDETFEAANDEEAKKIGEQKLRERGCWDKTHRCVNASGKLILFHR comes from the coding sequence ATGCCGATGTATACGTTGACCGCTTTTGAGCGCGACGGAGAAAAATTGCTCGATGAAACGTTTGAAGCAGCCAATGATGAAGAAGCGAAAAAAATCGGTGAACAAAAGCTGCGCGAGCGCGGCTGTTGGGACAAAACACACCGTTGCGTCAATGCCAGCGGCAAGCTCATTTTATTTCACCGCTAA
- a CDS encoding ABC transporter ATP-binding protein produces MSLEIIEVTKRFGQATAVDHLTLTVPEGEMFGLLGANGAGKTTTFRMILGLLLPTEGVIRWQGEPIDYSKGHLIGYLPEERGLYPKLKVQEQLLYLGRLRGMKKTDILPEIDRWLERFHIRDYANKRVEELSKGNQQKIQFIAAVLHRPKLLILDEPFSGLDPVNVELLKEAVLDLKRNGTTIVFSSHRMEHVEELCEHVCILRRGRAVVAGALRELKRSFGKQILVIQGDGPFEELARFPGVLQWKRTAEGVRLQIANEETAQAILGHIAGKVAVRLFALEEPSLNDIFIEKVGAAYE; encoded by the coding sequence ATGAGTTTAGAGATCATTGAGGTGACGAAACGGTTTGGTCAGGCGACGGCCGTCGACCATTTGACGTTGACGGTTCCAGAAGGGGAGATGTTCGGATTGCTTGGGGCGAACGGAGCGGGAAAAACGACGACCTTTCGCATGATTTTAGGCCTTCTGCTCCCGACGGAAGGGGTGATCCGTTGGCAAGGCGAACCGATTGATTACTCGAAAGGCCATCTGATCGGCTATTTGCCGGAAGAGCGCGGGTTGTACCCGAAGCTGAAAGTGCAAGAGCAGCTTTTGTATTTAGGGCGGTTGCGTGGAATGAAGAAGACGGATATTCTTCCGGAAATCGACCGCTGGCTTGAGCGCTTCCATATCCGCGATTATGCCAACAAGCGGGTGGAGGAGCTGTCGAAAGGCAACCAACAAAAAATCCAGTTTATCGCTGCTGTGCTTCATCGACCGAAGCTATTAATCTTGGATGAGCCATTCAGCGGTCTTGATCCGGTGAACGTTGAACTGTTGAAAGAAGCGGTGCTTGATTTAAAACGGAACGGCACGACCATTGTCTTCTCGAGTCATCGGATGGAACATGTGGAAGAGCTGTGCGAACATGTCTGCATTTTGCGCCGCGGCCGCGCGGTGGTGGCTGGAGCGCTGCGTGAACTGAAACGTTCGTTTGGCAAACAAATCCTTGTTATTCAAGGGGACGGGCCGTTTGAAGAATTGGCGCGGTTTCCTGGCGTTTTGCAGTGGAAGAGGACGGCGGAAGGGGTGCGGCTGCAAATCGCCAATGAGGAGACGGCACAAGCGATACTCGGCCATATAGCAGGAAAAGTCGCGGTTCGTCTGTTTGCCTTGGAAGAACCGTCTCTGAATGATATCTTTATTGAAAAAGTAGGTGCGGCGTATGAATAA
- a CDS encoding ABC transporter permease — translation MNKFFLVAGHTYGTKLRAKAFLVTTAITCLLIIGVANIQPIIEFFTGDEKTHVAVIDRTGSLYGPLEKQVSHDQIALTKITDMENEAKEAVKEGKWDGLLVLSMDAEGLPEAVYYANTIVDNQTPEELKRALSQLKTALSAAKLGLTDEQMAELYKPVPFQKVALEKNAKTEEELNQARALVYVLLFAMYMFVLMYGGMIATEVATEKSSRVMEILVSSVPPVQQLFGKIIGVALVSLTQFFVFFAVAFAALKTSGQEVWRFLGFDHLPASIFVYALVFFLLGYLLYAVLFAVLGSLVSRVEDVQPAITPVMMLVVAAFMIAMFGLNAPESAFVTGASFVPFFAPMLMFLRIGLVSVPGWEVALCLVLLAATIALLIYFGAKVYRGGVLMYGRMNIFKDIKRAIQLTKK, via the coding sequence ATGAATAAGTTTTTCCTTGTGGCGGGGCATACGTATGGAACGAAGCTGAGGGCGAAAGCATTTCTTGTGACAACCGCCATCACTTGCCTGTTGATCATCGGGGTGGCCAACATTCAGCCGATCATCGAGTTTTTCACCGGTGATGAAAAGACTCATGTCGCGGTCATTGACCGCACGGGATCTTTGTACGGTCCGCTTGAGAAGCAGGTAAGCCATGACCAAATCGCGTTGACGAAAATTACGGATATGGAAAACGAAGCGAAAGAAGCAGTCAAAGAAGGCAAATGGGACGGATTGCTCGTATTGTCCATGGATGCGGAAGGATTGCCGGAAGCGGTGTATTATGCCAATACGATTGTGGACAATCAGACGCCTGAGGAACTCAAACGAGCGCTAAGCCAGCTGAAAACAGCGCTTTCAGCCGCTAAGCTCGGCCTGACGGATGAACAAATGGCAGAGCTTTACAAACCGGTTCCGTTCCAAAAGGTGGCATTGGAAAAAAACGCGAAGACGGAAGAGGAGTTGAACCAAGCGCGCGCTCTTGTTTATGTCCTTCTTTTCGCGATGTATATGTTTGTTTTGATGTATGGAGGAATGATTGCGACGGAGGTGGCGACGGAAAAATCGTCGCGCGTGATGGAAATTTTAGTGTCAAGCGTCCCGCCGGTCCAACAGCTGTTTGGCAAAATCATCGGCGTTGCTCTTGTGAGCTTGACGCAATTTTTCGTTTTTTTCGCCGTCGCTTTCGCCGCGTTAAAAACGAGCGGGCAGGAAGTGTGGCGTTTCCTCGGATTTGACCACCTGCCGGCATCGATATTTGTGTATGCACTCGTTTTTTTCTTGCTCGGTTACCTCTTGTATGCGGTGCTATTTGCCGTGCTCGGTTCGCTCGTCAGCCGGGTCGAAGATGTGCAGCCGGCGATTACGCCGGTCATGATGTTGGTTGTCGCTGCATTTATGATCGCGATGTTTGGCTTGAATGCGCCAGAGTCGGCGTTCGTGACCGGCGCCTCGTTTGTTCCCTTTTTCGCTCCGATGCTCATGTTTTTGCGCATCGGCCTCGTTTCCGTGCCGGGGTGGGAAGTGGCGCTTTGCCTTGTGCTTTTAGCGGCGACGATTGCCTTGCTGATCTATTTTGGCGCCAAAGTGTATCGAGGCGGTGTGCTGATGTATGGGCGAATGAACATTTTCAAGGATATAAAACGGGCCATTCAGCTAACAAAAAAATAA
- the yhaM gene encoding 3'-5' exoribonuclease YhaM codes for MAKGIIHYEVGEQVDLFLLIKSATKGIASNGKPFLTLILQDKSGDIEAKLWDVSPDDEERYVPECIVKVAGDIHNYRGKLQLRIRSIRPAHPGDAVRIDDFLEKAPLGREEMKAKVMEYIFAMENPNIQRITRYLLKKYEKAFFEYPAATKNHHEFISGLAYHVVSMLELAKALIHLYPSLNKDLLYAGVILHDLGKVIELSGPVSAAYTLEGNLLGHISIMVSEISKAAEQLGIQGEEVVILQHLVLAHHGKAEWGSPKPPLVKEAEVLHYIDNLDAKITMIDRALEKVKPGEFTERVFALDNRSFYKPAFLSVSKPKNPGSKE; via the coding sequence GTGGCGAAAGGCATCATCCATTATGAGGTTGGGGAACAAGTTGATCTCTTTTTGCTCATCAAATCAGCAACGAAAGGCATCGCCAGCAACGGCAAGCCGTTCTTAACTTTGATTTTGCAAGATAAAAGCGGCGACATTGAAGCCAAACTGTGGGATGTCTCGCCGGATGACGAAGAGCGGTATGTGCCGGAGTGCATCGTCAAAGTGGCGGGAGACATCCATAACTACCGCGGCAAATTGCAGCTGCGCATCCGTTCGATCCGTCCTGCTCATCCGGGCGATGCCGTGCGCATCGATGACTTTTTGGAGAAGGCTCCGCTCGGCCGCGAGGAAATGAAGGCGAAAGTCATGGAATACATATTTGCGATGGAAAATCCAAACATCCAGCGCATTACCCGCTATTTGTTGAAAAAATACGAAAAGGCGTTTTTTGAGTATCCAGCGGCGACGAAAAACCATCATGAATTTATCTCCGGACTGGCGTACCACGTCGTGTCGATGCTCGAGCTCGCCAAGGCGCTCATCCATCTCTATCCGTCGCTCAATAAAGATTTGCTTTATGCCGGCGTCATTTTGCATGACCTTGGCAAAGTGATTGAACTATCCGGTCCGGTATCGGCGGCGTATACGCTTGAAGGAAATTTGCTCGGACACATTTCGATCATGGTGAGCGAGATCAGCAAGGCGGCGGAACAGCTCGGCATTCAAGGTGAAGAAGTTGTCATTTTGCAACATCTTGTGCTCGCGCATCATGGCAAGGCGGAGTGGGGCAGCCCGAAGCCGCCGCTCGTCAAAGAAGCTGAGGTGCTTCATTACATTGACAATTTGGATGCGAAAATTACGATGATCGACCGCGCGCTCGAGAAGGTGAAGCCGGGCGAGTTTACGGAACGCGTTTTTGCCCTTGACAACCGCTCGTTTTACAAACCAGCGTTTTTGTCTGTTTCAAAGCCAAAAAATCCGGGTAGTAAAGAGTAG
- a CDS encoding sporulation YhaL family protein, whose amino-acid sequence MLSLPWWVYLVVAGIIFSGYMTVKTAAREREIDEAFIEKEGEIYMERIRKERERRKQAKSLQ is encoded by the coding sequence ATGCTCAGTTTGCCTTGGTGGGTGTATTTGGTTGTTGCCGGCATTATTTTCAGCGGCTATATGACCGTAAAAACGGCGGCGCGTGAGCGGGAAATCGACGAAGCATTCATTGAAAAAGAAGGGGAGATTTACATGGAGCGCATCCGAAAGGAGCGCGAGCGGCGGAAACAAGCGAAGTCCTTGCAATAG
- the serC gene encoding 3-phosphoserine/phosphohydroxythreonine transaminase, which translates to MKRAYNFNAGPSALPLPVLERAQKELLNFQNTGMSVMELSHRSKEYEAVHHAAKERLKRLLNVPDGYDILFLQGGASLQFSMVPMNLLTEGKIGCYVLTGAWSEKALKEAQKIGLTTVVASSKEANYTYIPPLDDVQWPKNAAYVHITSNNTIFGTQWKEFPNTPVDLVADMSSDILSRPFDVSQFALIYAGAQKNLGPSGVTVVILRNDLLERIPDGLPTMLDYRTHQKSNSLYNTPPTFAIYMLSLVLEWVEEQGGVAAMEERNQQKAAVLYEAIDESGGFYKPHAEKGSRSLMNVTFTLPNEELTKTFLAEAKERGFVGLGGHRSVGGCRASIYNAVPLEACEALASFMNEFRRRFA; encoded by the coding sequence ATGAAACGCGCGTACAACTTCAACGCCGGCCCGTCAGCGCTGCCGCTTCCGGTGCTTGAACGGGCGCAAAAAGAGCTGCTTAATTTTCAAAACACCGGCATGTCGGTTATGGAATTAAGCCACCGAAGCAAGGAATACGAGGCTGTCCATCATGCGGCGAAAGAGCGGCTCAAGCGGCTTCTAAATGTGCCGGACGGATATGACATTTTATTTTTGCAAGGCGGGGCGAGCCTGCAGTTTTCAATGGTGCCGATGAACCTCCTCACGGAAGGGAAAATCGGCTGTTATGTGCTGACCGGGGCATGGTCGGAGAAAGCGCTGAAAGAAGCGCAAAAAATCGGTTTGACAACGGTCGTCGCTTCGAGCAAAGAAGCGAACTACACATACATTCCGCCGCTTGATGACGTCCAATGGCCGAAAAACGCCGCCTATGTCCATATTACGTCAAACAACACGATCTTCGGCACTCAATGGAAGGAATTTCCGAACACGCCGGTTGACTTGGTCGCGGATATGTCGAGCGATATTTTAAGCCGTCCGTTCGATGTCAGTCAATTTGCCCTCATTTACGCCGGGGCGCAGAAAAATCTCGGCCCGTCAGGAGTCACGGTTGTCATTCTCCGCAACGATTTGCTTGAGCGCATTCCGGACGGGCTGCCGACGATGCTTGATTACCGGACGCACCAGAAGAGCAATTCGCTGTACAACACGCCGCCGACGTTTGCGATTTACATGCTGTCGCTCGTGCTCGAATGGGTCGAAGAGCAAGGCGGTGTGGCGGCGATGGAAGAGCGCAACCAGCAAAAGGCGGCCGTGCTGTATGAGGCGATTGATGAAAGCGGCGGCTTTTACAAACCGCACGCCGAAAAGGGAAGCCGTTCGCTCATGAACGTCACCTTTACGCTTCCAAATGAGGAGCTGACGAAAACGTTCCTCGCCGAGGCGAAAGAACGCGGGTTTGTCGGGCTCGGCGGGCACCGATCGGTTGGCGGCTGCCGGGCGTCGATTTACAACGCGGTGCCTCTTGAGGCGTGCGAAGCGCTTGCGTCGTTTATGAACGAGTTCCGCCGCCGTTTTGCCTGA